A segment of the Siphonobacter curvatus genome:
AGCGGTGACGCTCGGATCATTAATGTTTCCTCGGCAGCCCATGCCCTAGGCAAAGCCCGTCGTTTTTTTATGAAAAACAATACGGGTTTGAACATCTGGACTACCTACGGTGATGGCAAGCTGGCGAATATTCTTTTCACCCAGGAACTAACCCGGCGGCTCGAGGGGCAGTCCATTACGGCCTACGCTCTTCACCCCGGCGTTGTCAATTCACAGTTCGGGCAAAATTTTCTGGGGAGCTGGAAAGTCGGCTTTGGGTTACTACGCCCGTTTATGATTACGCCCGAGGAAGGAGCCCGAACGGCGGTATACCTGTCGACGGCTGCTTTACCCGAATCATACAACGGAGGATACTTTAGCAAATCACGCCCTACGCGTATTCTCAACGCCGACGCCAATGCTTTCAATGGGCAGTTGTTATGGAAACTCAGCGAACAGGCGGCCGGCATTCGCTGGTTGTCCTGATCCCCGTTCCGGGCGGGCTTATAAGGCTTCTGAGTACATTCGTCGCATTCCTTTTTCAAGAATGGCACTTAGCCCGTACTTTAGTCTGACCTTTCAGCCAAGACTACTGGCTTATTGAAGGGAAGCACTACTCTGA
Coding sequences within it:
- a CDS encoding SDR family NAD(P)-dependent oxidoreductase — encoded protein: MPYTALITGANSGLGLATAQALARQNFDLIFLVRSREKGEWARQQVLQQSPQARIELFFADLTNLASLRQAAEAIHQRYDHIDRLINNAGYAPASIEYTPEGYEKSFIANHLGHFVLTFELFDLLQASGDARIINVSSAAHALGKARRFFMKNNTGLNIWTTYGDGKLANILFTQELTRRLEGQSITAYALHPGVVNSQFGQNFLGSWKVGFGLLRPFMITPEEGARTAVYLSTAALPESYNGGYFSKSRPTRILNADANAFNGQLLWKLSEQAAGIRWLS